The genome window ACTGCTGAAACAGGTGTCAACAGCCATCTCAACTGAAGCAAGGGCAAAATATAACCTTGCGATTGCACAAGACAGGCACCTGCAGTACATGGGGCTCACCTTTTGGACGCCAAATATCAATATTTTTCGCGACCCGCGCTGGGGACGCGGACAGGAAACCTATGGTGAGGATCCTTATTTAACGGCCACTATGGGTACTGCTTTTTTAAAAGGTTTACAGGGCGACGATCCCAGCCATTTAAAAACGTCCGCTACGGCCAAGCATTTTGCCGTTCACAGCGGCCCTGAGGCTACCCGTGACTATTTTGATGCTGTAGTTGATGAAAAGGATCTGCGCGAAACTTACCTTTATGCCTTCCATGCATTGGTAAACGGCGGTGTTGAATCAGTAATGAGCGCCTACAATAAAATTAACGGCACACCAAGTTCTATCAATAAAATGCTCTTGTCTGACATTTTGAGAAAAGAGTGGGGTTTTAAAGGACATGTTGTAACTGATTGCGGTGCCCTTGACGACGTGTATTCCACCCATAAATCGCTTGATGGCCCGGTAGAAACCGCAGCGGCAGCGATAAAAGCGGGTATTAACCTTGATTGTTCCACCGTTTTGCAAAATGATGCATTAAAGGCAGTTCAAAAAGGTTTGCTTACCGAAAACGAAATTAATACTGCATTGACTGCCCTATTGCGCACTGAATTTAAATTAGGGTTTTATGATGATGCCAAATTATCGCCTTATTACAACTACGGTGCCGACAGCGTTCATAACAATGCTCATATTGCCCTTGCGCGCAAAGCGGCGCAACAAAGTATGGTACTGCTTAAAAATGATCATAATGTTTTGCCACTCAAAAAAAGCGGTTATCCCAGCTTAATGGTGCTTGGGCCAAATGCGGCGTCGCTTGACGCCATAATTGGCAACTACCATGGTACCAGCAGCAAAGTTGTAAATTTTGTGGAAGGCATCACCGCTGCTGTCGGGCCCGGTACCAGGGTTGAATACGACCAGGGGTCTGATTATAAAGACACTACTCATTTTGGCGGCACCTGGGCGGCAGGCAATGCTGATGCCACCATTGCAGTGATCGGACTATCACCTGTTCTGGAGGGCGAAGCCGGCGATGCGTTTTTATCAGAAACAGGTGGCGACCGTAAAAACTTAAGTTTGCCGGCAAGCGAAATCGCTTTTATGAAAGCGTTAAGAA of Mucilaginibacter xinganensis contains these proteins:
- a CDS encoding glycoside hydrolase family 3 N-terminal domain-containing protein, with amino-acid sequence MRKKIKFPIVVLIAMVFTPGLLRAQEKSIYKDQAQTIDNRVKDLVSKLTLEEKISLLGYNSKAIPRLGIPAYNWWNEALHGVARAGEATIFPQAIGMAATFNNELLKQVSTAISTEARAKYNLAIAQDRHLQYMGLTFWTPNINIFRDPRWGRGQETYGEDPYLTATMGTAFLKGLQGDDPSHLKTSATAKHFAVHSGPEATRDYFDAVVDEKDLRETYLYAFHALVNGGVESVMSAYNKINGTPSSINKMLLSDILRKEWGFKGHVVTDCGALDDVYSTHKSLDGPVETAAAAIKAGINLDCSTVLQNDALKAVQKGLLTENEINTALTALLRTEFKLGFYDDAKLSPYYNYGADSVHNNAHIALARKAAQQSMVLLKNDHNVLPLKKSGYPSLMVLGPNAASLDAIIGNYHGTSSKVVNFVEGITAAVGPGTRVEYDQGSDYKDTTHFGGTWAAGNADATIAVIGLSPVLEGEAGDAFLSETGGDRKNLSLPASEIAFMKALRKSVKNKPIIAVITAGSDIDIDAIAPYADAIILAWYPGEQAGNALADLVFGDISPSGHLPLTFYKALSNVPDYKDYSMKGRTYRYYTGPVQFPFGFGLSYTSFGYSVQDQFKTHYKTTDTLSVEVKVKNTGQMDGDEVVQAYIEYPKIDRMPVRELKSFKRISVNKGADQTVTIRIPVNELQKWDMTSHKWKIYPGSYKLILGSNARDEKLNLPFTVGK